TTCATCTGAGATTTTCATTATTCTTGAACACTTCACAGAAGTTACCAAATGAGCAAACTCATTATTTCAGGCATGGGTGACCTTCTACCCCACTCGAGACCAGCAGACCAAATGTAAAACTTGTGATGAAACTGGACTGAACGGAGATCTGCTCATCACATATGATGTCCAGAGACAAAATCCTAACGGAGAAATAACCGTgagttttattaaatacaagaTGCTTTGATGGGAAAATACATTCTTGTCTCTATTAAAGaaggcagcggctatttgcaaTACGTTTTTGCGAAACCTATGAGATTATTAAGAGACCTTAACTGTATACATAATTCACTTACTTTTGATGTCTTTTAGGTGTCAAATGGCTACTTCATCCACTACTTTGCACCCTCAGATATTCCACGAATTTCCAAAAATGTGGTGTTTATCATTGACCGAAGTGGCTCTATGCACGGCAGAAAAATGGAGCAGGTAAATAACAAGGACTTCTCAACAGAGAATACAAATTTGTCTCTATCgttgtggttttactacaaataaaagcaATAGAACCATGGCTAAAGGATAAAAAGATGCAAGATGCCAGCATTTGGGCTTATATGAACCTGAAAATCAAGGATATGTATTCTTTCTATGGTTTTGAGCAAAgcttttctataaaaaaatccacatgttctgatttaaatgtttttcttcagaCTCGCTTGGCACTGCTGAAGATTTTGAGTGATCTTACTGAGAACGACCACTTTGGACTGATCACCTTTGACAGTCAAATAGATTTGTGGAAGCGTGAACTTCTCAAAGCCACCCAAGCAAACCTGGAGGATGCGAAAGCTTTCGTGAAGAAGATCACAGATAGAGGAGGTGAGCCCCTAgcatatacaatatatatatatacagtatatatatatatatttataaagcatAAACGTGACCGTCTCGGATATATTTTTCCTTCCAATAGCCACAGACATAAACGCTGCAGTGCTGGAAGGAGTAAAAATGATCAACCGGCATCCACGAGAGGGCACTGCCTCCATCTTAATCCTGCTGACTGATGGAGACCCCACTACAGGCAATCCATCACTGGCCACATTCAATAAAAACAGCGTATTTTAAGAATTACAAAAATCCACAAGACAAGATTCTATTCATTTAACAAGTTTAGAATTCTTTAAACTATCCATCAGTGTTAAATTCAGCGAACGTCCatgcacattttgttttgtaaatactgttTCTTTTCACCTACAGCATACATTGTGCATCCCAGTTTCTAAAAGCATCTAACTCTAAAGCATCTAACGTTCTAAAAAAAACTCTAAAACTCTAATCTAACCCTCTTCTTCTCTAACAGGTGAAACCAACAAGGAGAAGATTACAGGGAATGTGAAAGAGGCCATCGGGTCCAAGTTTCCGCTCTATTGTCTTGGTTTTGGATATGATGTGAATTTTGACTTCCTTTCAAAAATGTCGCTGGAAAATAACGGAGTTGCTCGCAGAATTTATGAGGATTCTGATGCCGATCTGCAGCTGCAGGTGCAATACAGAGAACCGCCTTTAAACTCGTGTGAACTTGAGCGCATTGAactctttgtgtgtttgtttgttgtgtagGGCTTCTACGATGAAGTTGCCGTCCCGCTCCTGACTGATATTCAGCTCAATTACATCGGAGTGTCAAATCTCACCCAGACCAGTTTTAACTTGTACTTCAACGGCTCTGAAATTGTGGTGTCGGGTcaaatcacagacaacagtgtGGAGAGCGTCACCACTGAGATCATCGCGATATCTGTACGGTTTTACATCTAGAGCTCTGCGTCTCTCTATCAAGaagaaacaatcaaaaacatttgGGATGACATCATTCATGATGAAAAAGTTGATTGATATTCTTTTATTGTCGTGCAGAAAGGCAGTAAGGTGACGTATCGTGACACTGTAACGGCAAAAGATGTAAGTGATGTCCAACCTGAACATGAACATTTCCTGGAAAGACTGTGGGCCTACCTCACAGTAAAGCAACTTCTGGACAGACAGTAATAAAGATCTCGTCTTTGTTTTTAAGATGATTGAGATGTTATGTTATGTATTATAACTGCTCTTTCTTATTTCCCAGGGTTCTTCTCAAAGGTCCAGAAAAAGAGGCTGCAAAGAAAGAAGCTCTCAATCTGTCCCTCAAATATCAGTTCGTCACACCTCTCAGCTCTATGGTTGTTACCAAACCACAGGAAGATCAAGCTGAAGTTGCCGACAAACCCAGAGAGGGAGAAGCACCACACAGACCTACAGCACACAGACCTGCAGTATTTGCTTCACCTGGTGGTAAGGACGAAGAACTGAAAGTTTATCACGAACTGCTTTGTTGCttcttttatatatacagtacagtaccagtaaccattttatttttactctttCAGTAGCACAAAGGTTTTCAGGAGGAGTTTCAAATAGTCGCATTGGTAAATTAAAATGGACTTAAACCGTTTCACAAGATATAACATTGAATATGTACATATATACAATAAGGAATTCATCTTTTTTTCTCCTTTATTAAGGCTACTCTGGTAGCAGACAAAAAGGCAGTCGTCTTcaatgtaagtaaatgatgaatgagaTGCTcaaatcaaaattattttattattgtcaaAACAATCGTTgacattttctgtattttctgcCATGCTAAAAAGCATATCCAGCCAGACGTGATCCTGATCTCTTCGGTCGGAAAAGGATCATGGGTAAGATATTTATTTGACTTCCCTTTGACTGAAAACCAAtgattaaaatactgtatattataactAATAAAACAAGTATTTTCATTAACATTCCAGGAATGGATTATGATGATCACTCCTCGTCTGGTAGGCCAAAATATTTTCCTGCTTTAAAGTAAATCTGtcaagtatttttttaagtgttaGCAGTAAGCACGCAATTAAATTACCTGATGGTAAAGCTAAAGTATCTCCTACATAATACAGAAACCTTACttgaaacaataatatttttataacacATATTTTCACAGTATGTTTGCCGTAGTTTACTAACATAGCGTCCAAAACATATTTCCCTCTAAAGTGACTGCAGATTTTCTTCACACTGTGGCAGGTACATTAAAAATCTTTCAATgccaatgtttattttgtgtgagATTATTGGAGTTTTTACTCTAATCTGCACTGTCTCTCAATTCCTGTAGTACCTGTAGTACCTGTAGTTCCTTTAGTTCCTTTAGTTCCAGTAGTTCCGGTAGTTCGTTCTCATCGTTTCTTGCTGCCTGCTGACGGTCAGCCTAAACCACTTTGTTTCGACGTTCCTCTTCCTTACAAACTCAAACTGCTGGAGGACTCTTCAATAGGTCAGACAATAAGAAATGGTTGTTTTGCATGTCAATGTATGCTTGCTTGATTTATATTTGTTAGGTTTTCTTCACTGTGGCATCCTATAGAGTTCTCAATGAATGGAGAGTCCAAGACATCTGAAAATGGATTCAGTCAAATTGCCTTTCATTATAAAAAGACCCATCATCTGGTAGTAAACACAACGTCCATCAATTACCATAATGACCAGGAAAATGAGGAGTTTTTCTGGGGACATAAATATACCGGACTTAACAAAGACGGGTAAATAAGTACAAGAACAGTTTTCTGCCTATATAATCACAAAAACTCTCTGAAAAAAATGACCATTTCTGGTACAGTAGCCATATTTCAGCTGTGGCATTTGCAGATACCATAGTTCAAATTTTAAACGGGGAAACTATATTATGCATAGTATGACAGTAATGCTAAAAAATCTGCATAAAATAGTACTTTATTAACACCACAGAATTGTGTATGTATAACAGAGAGTTTTAAAGAATTTCCTAAGCATTTTGTATGTAATTCTACCAACAGTGTGTCCGTGTTAATACTGCCCTCAAAAGTCAACATCACCGTGGGGGATTTTATTATCAGTGTTCTTATTCATAAGAACGGGGATCTGTTTTTGTGGCCTGGCGTAGAGCAATATCCACAAGGTTCCAGCCCCACGGGCATCTTAGGTAAGATGGCAAACTATCAATTTACTCTGTTAACATTTGAACACATTGTATGTCTCAACacttgtcttttactaaaactGGCGAGGACCTCAACCCCTCATCCAGAACAGTAGGTGGTGCTGTGTGTGATTTAAAGATATAGagatcaccaaaaaatgaaaattcactcataatacgcccttttcacaatgacgtcccttaacttccgccttttgcaaagcagtgtatcataacatccgtcttgcaacaaacaagaagaagaagaacttccgttttgccgtcgcgctggaatttaacaacagtgagaaaaaaaactgacagaacacgtattcaagtacttatcctagcaccttcgctaacacaaaaagaaaacaaaacacttaccttcataatcaatcaaacaggtactgttcaacgaagaatttgtgtcctttctctagctttgatcttgtcgttagcgaaaatttgtctgcaagacgttgtacatcatctagacgtatttgtggcagatgtgcaagccacttggtaaactccattctgaggcgctagcggaagtaacttcttcttcttgagttttactggcggttggcaaatcagcttataggtgcattactgccaccttatgaactggagtgctagcggaagtaatgatacactgcttttcACTGCTTGAAAAGctacttttacttttaacatttttattctattctttttctggcgccccagctgcggGAATATaacctttttttttacagtgtatacttTACTGGAttcagtgtttgtgttgttttctggGGACAGCTACAACACTTGTTTATCACTCTGATGATtatatgaatgtaaaaaaaaacaatagtaaCAAATCAGAATATAATTGAATCATATTTCAGGCAAAGCAAGTATTTCATATGAGAAGATTAAAGGATACAGCACACCAACTCTAAAGATAATGGACAAGGAAGTGACAGCGTCTAGGTAAGACACCTTACAACCTCCTTAACATcagttaaatgtatttaaaaacactGAATTGCTTGACAAGCATAGTTTCGTACTGTGTTTTTAGAGCATTGTGTTATCAtgtttctgtatttaatttaatgtactgtatttcaTTAAACATTGTGTCAATTTATTATAGGGCTGATGTGAGAGACTACAGAATTACTTCTGCTCCTATTGTCAGATGTTGGCTTGTGCCGTTCGATGCTGTGATGAACGGAAATATTTCTGACTTTACTGTTACTCAGCTGTAGTTCATAGTGACAAAACTATGTTTTCTAAAATATAACGTAATCTATTTAGTAAGTTCGATCACATCTGGCCTGTGTATTGTATCAAATTGTATCAAATTCTATAAGGCACATTAAAATTCGATTCAAACAAACAATGTGCAAGTACTATGAACTTGCATTGGGTTTAGACTTCATCATTCAGATTCGTTTTAGCGACATAATTTCACAGTTACAGTAGCAATGCCTCTTTAAAATTGATTGTAAGCACAGTTAAACAGTCTATTATTTGGCCTGTTGGTGACCTTGAAGTATTCCTGACATCCATCTCCTTGTCAAGATTTGTCAAGATATTCTCTTACAAAATGTTAATTCTCTAATGTTTACTtgactataataataataaatacacatttgGCATTAGGACATTGTAACATTCTGAAccttaaaatgtcataatttGAAAAACATACCAGAATCTGGACCCACATACATCCCTCTGCTAAACCATTAACTAGAGTACTAGGAAATCAACATATTGTGGATTTTGAGGTTGTAAATTGTCTAAAGAAGTATTTATTTTGGTGATTTCCCCGTTAAACTGAACTGTACCCCTTGTGATGAACAATTTGAGTCTGCAACTGAAACCAATATTCTAACAAATCGCTACTGTCCTTCTTAAACCTCCATATTacatgacttttattttatgcCATAAATTATATGTTTGTCACTGCAAATATCTAAGCAACAAACAgtattaaaagtgcttgtcaactttgacaacatagtatttaatcatttaaaaagttcagtgtttttttccatcacCTGAAAAAagagaatttggacatccaaggttttggaaggacaacGAACTGAAGCTCTGCTAACATGACTAAACTGAAGAACTAGAACGCAAGtgcttgtttttgtttactacagtaaagtcTTAAATTATACAGACCTTTCATATCATCAGAATATCTTCAGTGGAAATGCACTATACAAGCTTGCGTCAAATTAGGATTTGAAATTGCTTACTAAGGGAATAGTTCacgccaaaaacaaaacatttgtactcatttattcaccattatGTTACCTGTAACATTATGTTCACCatacctgtatatgattcttttttctatgaaccataaaagaagatatttcgaaaaaaTGTCTCGgaggctttgtgtccatacgatggAAATGATGGTCAATGTTGTTTACCgtcatccttcaaaatatcttcttttgtgttctgcacaagaaagttagtcatacaggtttggtgaATAAGCAAAGAACTTTAATTTCGGGGTTTTGAACTTTctgtatacaatacaatacattcaGGTGTGTAAACAACTTATTTTATGGAAGAAGTGACGTCTCCGCATCAGTCAGTTTCATCTCTCAAAACATCCTGTTTACAGATCTCTATTTCCACAGCATTCTTGACCCAGATTTATTAGTTCCTTTCTGAATTTGTCCGacataaaaacatacagaatGGGATTAACCACAGTTGACGAGGTTGCCATGATGCGAGCGAAGGTAGCAAAAGGTCCAAAACGAGGTACAGGACCAACCACAGCATCACCCTGACTTATCTGAGCAAACATCAAACCGTACGAAGGCAGCCAGCACAATGCAAACGCCAGCACTAACAAAGCCGACGTTTGGGTTACCTTGACGTGATACTGTTCCAAGCGGTCAGTCGGGCTCGTTCGGCCCTGTCTGGTGTTTCGGAGGAAACAGTAGATCTTTGTATACGCTATTACAATGATACCAAGCGGAAAGGCAAAAGCCAGCAAGAAATGACACACTCCATATGCCAATTGGCCTTTGTCGGATAGGAAATTAAAACACGCCATGTCCTCCCGGGTTTGATGAACGTCAGGCGAAATCAGCGCTCGCCAAGCAAACTGAGGCGCTGCCAGGACAATAGCAGGTATCCACAAAACACCTGCGATTATTTTCAAGCGGCCTTCTCTGCGCCATCGATACGCTTTTGACGGATGGACCACTATGATGTACCGCCCGAACGCCAAAGCAGACAGCGTAAAGGCGCTCGCAGAGGTACACATGGCACCCAGGAAGCTCACAGATTTACACATGAAGCTGCCAAAGGGCCAGTGACGGGTCGCGATGGCAACCGTGTGATAGGGAAGGCAGGAGAGAAGAAGAAGGTCGGCCACACTTAATGACAGAAGAAGAACATCTGTTCCATTTGCGTTCGTTTCTTGTATTCCTCCCATCCGGCCTCCATTGGGCTGTCCTTGGCGCATGGTACGAGAGATGATGACGAGAACCAGGATGTGTCCCACCAACCCGGTCACGAGGATGAAGGTGTCAATTATGGGCACCAACACTCGCTCAACATCATTCGGTCCGGAACTGGAATGGTTGTTCAATTCGCTTGTGATGTTAACCATCACGATGTCCAGAAGTGCAATTTCTTTTACGTTCAATCAAAGTGGCTTCACAAGTCCTTTCAACTCactattttacttttaaatgttttgacatGTTTTCAACTAAGTTAGACAATTTCAACAATTTATTTGTATAGGTTACATCTCACCACTAGTAAATTGAAAGGACTTGTAAAGCCAGTTTGATGGTAATTACAGGTAAAATACAGACAGCAATAAAAAATCAAAGTGTATCCTACAATCCATTTAAAAACAAGAGTTATGTGTCATTTATTGAAATGCTTCTTTATAAATAGGTTccacatttttgtttaactcactaaatgttaaaatgaatcACTGAACATTGTGTAGTAGGTAGCCTAATCCAAACCAGAGGTCAGGTTCCAGGTTGGACAGTCTTGAGGGTTTTTTTGCGAACCTGCAAAACATAATCATGATTATATATTAACACAACTCATGATTAAtctcaaaacaaaataatgtgtTGCATCGGCATGACAAAATTGTACAAATATGTTTCATTACACACGTCAAGGATTCCTACCTGCCTTATAAAGCAATGGATCTCGTTCTTTTTTAAGCAAATTAAAAGTCCCCACCATTATCCATTACAGTATGTGAAGGCTCAAGCATTGGCATGaccataaaatgtatatttgacacaaaaaatcttattttaagtCATCTTCTAATTCATCTTTTATGACCCCCTTGAGGGTTTGTTGAGGCCCCCATAGTTGAGAAACGCTCCTATAAagcaaatacatacaaaaaaattGTCAAGAATTCTCTggtcatacagtatactgtacgtccttgtgcatttgtgtatctCTGGGAAGTGGGAAgacttttcatatatttttttgctgCTAAGTTTGCTTAGCAAAACAAAACgttaaatgcaaaatgtttacgTTTCTTGTGGTAAATGTTTCTGCTAAATGAGCAAATGTAAACACAGTGAAAACGGCAGCATTGGAATGCAGGCATCGATAGTTAATGATTGTAGTGAAACTCAAAGAGAAGCCTCAGAAGTCCATGTACTTCGTTTAGTTCTCTCCAGGGAAAGCAACATTGATCATGATTAAAACCTTTTCTATTAATTTCAAGAATCAGAATGATGAGAGCCTACTTGCCTGCTTGTGATTGTGGGTCTGTTCAAATCATTTGCCGGTCTCTAGAAAATCCATTTAGATCTTCATAATCCAGAGTTTCTGTCAGCTGAAGTTCTCGAGTTATGTGCTGTGCTTTAAACAGCGAGCTCTTGTAGTTTAACGGTGGGAGAGGTGAGTGaaatgacctttgacctcagcGCATGCAGTGACGCAGCTCCTTTAAACAAGGAACATTAACTTCGCATTTAGTGAATTGTTAGTGTCAGTCAATCGATAAAACCTTGCAAAAGGAATGTTGTGCACTTCTCTGTAATCTAGTTACATAGTGCAGCTTTGTATTAAGCCTTAAATGTTCACATATAGTTTAAATCTGCagaatattttttaatagtAAATGAACATCCATGATATCATAGCCATTCAAATGAACACAGCCTCTCTGAAGCGAGATGGAGAGTTTCATCAGGGATCCTTTGGACCGAGAGCTACTGTACGAGTTTTTTACAGGTCATAAACTCAAGTTTACAGTACATTATAAAATAAGAATGAAGCAGAAGGGCAAAGGACAAAGCAAAGAGGCGAGATAACGTCACATATAGCATTTAGATTGTCCGTCTATCTGTAGACTCACAACATCTTTATCTCGTGCAGGAGTTTCTGTATGAACTTGATTTATGGCATAATCCTTGAGCTGTATGTGAGAGGCGTGACAAATGCAAACTGCCTCTTATTTTGATTTCACCAAATGACaggtctaaattcaaaatatgacAGAATCTAAAGCAGGGTCTTCTAGGTTATTAAACTTGCACTAATGGTCCTAAAATGAACGGATTTCTAACTTTGACCACACTTTTGAGAATAGATGATCTTAGTATTTTACAAGATGGCTAATTGTATGATTTCGTacgatgtgaatcatacaaaaaacatgattacatGATTCCAGGAAAGCAATACCACACCCCCCAACACAACGTCACTGGCACAAAAACAAATCATGAATTGCTGTGAGATTGTTTACGAATAACATGCAAAAGTGACAATATAGGTAATTTACCAATGTAAACCTGCATTTACAGTACATCTTAtagaattatatataatattatagtatatgttgtaatgattattataaaatatttaaacacacaATGCTGCTTAAAGTGAATGTtcaaaaaatgtgcaaaacgTAGCATGTCACAGTGGTGATGTGTGTTCTAATATacgtttttattataatttgagTTAGCAGTTAACAACAGATTTCAACAAACATGGAACAGATGGACAGAGCACACTAttgctttacattttattaacattttgtgaATACAGTCATATATTTGGTCAAATATGTGTCCACCTGCAAGAAGGTGCGGTTTGACTCTAGTTTATTGGTGGAAaacttataattttaatcatacAGATTTTAATAAAGGATGGCAATAAAAGGGCAAATGGTAACAGTACCTCCACCCTATTTATGACTACTGtacaaatactaaatatactGTGAAATCTACATGTAATTAACAGTGAAATATCTCCGTTCATCATCGACTGGAATGGCACAAGCCAACATTTGACGACAGGAGCAGAAGAAAATCTGTAGTCTGTCACATCGGCCCTGTAATGAGGAGACATGAAGTACAAGATGTACTGTATGAAATAACCCTGGCATTGAAAACTTTTATAAACAttaatggtaacactttacattaaggtaccctttataaagcatttataaatgtgttcattaatgattaataactCGTTCACAAATGCATTAAgcagcagttataactgcataactaaaaagagggattctaacgaaatacctgccaaatagtgagccattttaactcacttgttataaatgcttaataaatgtatttattcattatttatttgactcgaaagcagattcattattatcttgatgttgtttgccaTATAGGCTGTCAGATTGGACACTGTggggtgttgtgttgtttttattatacctgctcactatttggcaggtatttcgtaaGAATCcccatttttattcatgcagttataactgctttataatgcatttgtaaattactTATTAATCCTCAATGAACACctttataaatgcttcatagagggtaccttaatgtaaagatTTACCGCATTAATCTacatattattattcatattcttctaaatatttGACAAACCTGAAAAGAAAAGAAGCAGCACAGTAtcatttagcaaaatataatttcttctTACCTAGACGCTTCAATTCTCTGACCCATTATCTTGAGTGTTGGTGTGTTTGATCCTCGAATCTTCTGATATGAAATACTGGCTTTACCTTAAGTAGCTCATAATTGTGATTACTTGTTGTAAAAATTGACTCAATTATCATAATCTCAGAAACATTAAAGGCATTTTGGATGGATTTATACATGTTGAcacatgtttaaatgtttgcacATGTTAATGTTAACTGAATTTAACAGTATTTACTCATTGCTAAACCTACTTGGATCAGGATACCCAGGGGGGAAATCCAGGGTGCTCTGTGCTGCTCATGAAAACAAAGTTATTCTTTTCACTCCGCAACGCCCAGCCTCTCCACAACTAATCGTTTAATCTAAATTTCAAACATGACAATTTATTAtaaaacttttttgttaaaggggtcatatgacacggctaaaacgaatattatcgtttgttttagatgtgtgtctacacgatttaaggttaaaaaacgcagTATTTTCCACAAACCGTGCatttttgtatctcctctttgccatGCAATTTAacttgtctaatacatgcataacacaccaaagacacagaaaaacacgtattcacgccatatgacccctttaaaattttTTTGATTGAATAATATTGTTTCTGTCTTACCTCCATAGCCTTGAGGTGCATATAATCCAGGAGGAACAGGAGGGAACATTAGTGCATAAAAAAACAgggaaaatgttatttatatatcGTATAAAAGGATTTTGACCCTACAGTAAAAGGTACTTGGCCGCTTACCCTACACCCGTTCTTTTGAAGACCACACTACTGAAACTAAAGCAAAACTTtgttaatttataataaattcgTTTAATGATGTGACTGTATGTGATTGATTCGTCGTGTAAAATTGGCCATTGCTATTAATAACAATGGCAAATGTGACAGTATACTTTATACGCTTTTAACATCTCAGATCCAGGTCAGTTTTTGCctaggtccagaaaagtactaaagacatcgttaaattggtccatctgcgcatagtggctcagttgaattttttgaagcgacgagaatgcttcatatgcgaaaaacaaaccaaaataccgactttaatcaATATATTCTCCATACAtattgtcagtgtatggcgcgcgttcacgagagcacttcttcttcgtcttcttcttGGATGAGAGCACTTGAAAAGTAGACAGGTTTGTGTGCCGAAGGCCGCATGGGGCTTGCCCCTATTGGATGCCGGCGCTCTGACTCACAATGCagaagcgcaactctgtgtttacatgcaaaagacgaagaagaagtgctctcgtgaacgcggtAGGGAGGgccttctgtcatgattctgccctctcttgtcatgctttttgagccttgaggcagaatcatgacagacccacatgttttgtgtggagagaagcatattattgtctgtcacgacataatatgcgttctctccggtgtctcgtctcgtaagccccgccccctcattaacttccccttagtgtttgatcccagtcacctgcccgtcaccctccctatGTAATTTTTGAGAGTTTtgagagttttgggttcctcgccaccgtttgcatactgtttttgcactatctgcctgaccgggggggctgcttttgaatcttaaagttttacttaattaatattgcatataggaatttattatctgttatatttgacctgtgcttctctctcctttatcctaaatgtgtgctctcactgagcgtgtgtgtgtgtgcgtacttgtctgtggacgtacgtgtgtgtgtgtgtgtgtgtgtgtgtctctgtgtctgtgtgtgttggtgcgtgtgcgtgttgtgtgtgtggagtgttttgtgtgtgtgtgtgtgtctctgtgtctgtgtgtgttggtgcgtgtgcgtgttgtgtgtgtggagtgttttgtgtgtgggtgtgtctgtcttctgtgtttcaaccttttcttgtttttgcaggtacaactttgattgttttgtttgtagtcaatgtgtctcatgtacagctgctttgtaacaatgaaaattgtaaaagcgctatataaataaagttgagttgagttgagtaatcaTCCCTCGTTAGTGGTCCCCTTTATGTAGTCCCAGTCATCTCTGCCCCTTGTCGTTCATTGTTCTTCGTACCTTGTTCGTGTCAAGTCCCCGTCCAGAAAATCTTGGtcctgccttgccttgccctgCGTTGTCTCtctttttgagttttgtttgttttgtgctttagttcttgttttgcccACTAGAGGGAAGTTTTTTTGTTTGCCTTTTGAGAAGTctttgtttatagtgtttgttcccccatcatgggtttttgttttatattttaataaatattggtgttaacccctt
This portion of the Triplophysa rosa linkage group LG20, Trosa_1v2, whole genome shotgun sequence genome encodes:
- the LOC130571021 gene encoding inter-alpha-trypsin inhibitor heavy chain H3-like isoform X1; translated protein: MDGAVVILLAVFLFSATSDPVKKTQNVDIYSFHINSTVTSRYATTTITSRVANKLNKSQEILFEVKIPKNAFISKFRMIIEGKSYDGVVKEKAEAQQQYTQAVSRGQSAGLIKSVGRTLEEFKTSVTVAALSKVTFELTYEELLKRRLGKYELLINAQPMQTVADFKMDVHIHEKTGISFLEVKGDLSTDDLANAIRTTRADKDAWVTFYPTRDQQTKCKTCDETGLNGDLLITYDVQRQNPNGEITVSNGYFIHYFAPSDIPRISKNVVFIIDRSGSMHGRKMEQTRLALLKILSDLTENDHFGLITFDSQIDLWKRELLKATQANLEDAKAFVKKITDRGATDINAAVLEGVKMINRHPREGTASILILLTDGDPTTGETNKEKITGNVKEAIGSKFPLYCLGFGYDVNFDFLSKMSLENNGVARRIYEDSDADLQLQGFYDEVAVPLLTDIQLNYIGVSNLTQTSFNLYFNGSEIVVSGQITDNSVESVTTEIIAISKGSKVTYRDTVTAKDVSDVQPEHEHFLERLWAYLTVKQLLDRQVLLKGPEKEAAKKEALNLSLKYQFVTPLSSMVVTKPQEDQAEVADKPREGEAPHRPTAHRPAVFASPGVAQRFSGGVSNSRIGYSGSRQKGSRLQSYPARRDPDLFGRKRIMGMDYDDHSSSVTADFLHTVAVPVVPVVPLVPLVPVVPVVRSHRFLLPADGQPKPLCFDVPLPYKLKLLEDSSIEFSMNGESKTSENGFSQIAFHYKKTHHLVVNTTSINYHNDQENEEFFWGHKYTGLNKDGVSVLILPSKVNITVGDFIISVLIHKNGDLFLWPGVEQYPQGSSPTGILGKASISYEKIKGYSTPTLKIMDKEVTASRADVRDYRITSAPIVRCWLVPFDAVMNGNISDFTVTQL
- the LOC130571021 gene encoding inter-alpha-trypsin inhibitor heavy chain H3-like isoform X3, with the translated sequence MDGAVVILLAVFLFSATSDPVKKTQNVDIYSFHINSTVTSRYATTTITSRVANKLNKSQEILFEVKIPKNAFISKFRMIIEGKSYDGVVKEKAEAQQQYTQAVSRGQSAGLIKSVGRTLEEFKTSVTVAALSKVTFELTYEELLKRRLGKYELLINAQPMQTVADFKMDVHIHEKTGISFLEVKGDLSTDDLANAIRTTRADKDAWVTFYPTRDQQTKCKTCDETGLNGDLLITYDVQRQNPNGEITVSNGYFIHYFAPSDIPRISKNVVFIIDRSGSMHGRKMEQTRLALLKILSDLTENDHFGLITFDSQIDLWKRELLKATQANLEDAKAFVKKITDRGATDINAAVLEGVKMINRHPREGTASILILLTDGDPTTGETNKEKITGNVKEAIGSKFPLYCLGFGYDVNFDFLSKMSLENNGVARRIYEDSDADLQLQGFYDEVAVPLLTDIQLNYIGVSNLTQTSFNLYFNGSEIVVSGQITDNSVESVTTEIIAISKGSKVTYRDTVTAKDVSDVQPEHEHFLERLWAYLTVKQLLDRQVLLKGPEKEAAKKEALNLSLKYQFVTPLSSMVVTKPQEDQAEVADKPREGEAPHRPTAHRPAVFASPGVAQRFSGGVSNSRIGYSGSRQKGSRLQSYPARRDPDLFGRKRIMGMDYDDHSSSVPVVPVVPLVPLVPVVPVVRSHRFLLPADGQPKPLCFDVPLPYKLKLLEDSSIEFSMNGESKTSENGFSQIAFHYKKTHHLVVNTTSINYHNDQENEEFFWGHKYTGLNKDGVSVLILPSKVNITVGDFIISVLIHKNGDLFLWPGVEQYPQGSSPTGILGKASISYEKIKGYSTPTLKIMDKEVTASRADVRDYRITSAPIVRCWLVPFDAVMNGNISDFTVTQL